A stretch of DNA from Corallococcus silvisoli:
CAAGCCGGTGGCCGTCTGCCGGAGGCCAGCGTGGAGCCGCTGGTGGAGGGCCTGCGCGCCATCGAGCAGCGCGTGCGGCAGCTGGGCGCCGGGAAGCCGGCCTCGCCCGCGCCGGTGGGCCTGCTGGAGCGGCTGGAGGCGCTGGGTCCCCAGGTGTTGGAGTCCGCGCCGCGCCGGACCCGGGCCGTGGCGCTGGACGTGGAGGCCGCGTTCGCCTCGCGCCTGACGCCGTCGGAGCGCGAGCAGCTGGAGGGCGGACTGTCCGGAGACCAGCGCGCGGTGCGCCTGGACTTCGTGCCGTCCGCGGAGCGCGCCGCGAAGGGCCTCACCATCAACACCGTGCGCGAGCGCGTGGCGAAGCTTTCGGACATCGTGAAGGTGCTGCCCCTGTCCGGCGCCGCCGCGGCGGGCGCGTCGCTCGCGTTCGCGCTGCTGCTCGTCACCCGCGCGGAGGACGCCGCGCTGCTGGAGGCCGTGGGCGGCCCGCCCGCCACGGTGCGCTCGCTGGCCGCCGCCGCGCTGGAGGAGGCCGAGCCGGTGGCCTCCGTGGCGGCCCTGGCCTCGGGTGGGGTGGACACCCCGGCCCCGCCCCTGGCCTTGGACGACGCGCTGAACGACGAGCCGGAGGCGCGCCGGGGCGGGGGCCTGCTGCGCGTGGAGGTGTCGCGGCTGGACGAGGCCATGGAGTGGCTGGCGGCGCTCGTGGTCAACCGCTCCCGGCTGACGCGCGCGGTGGCGGCGCTCACCCAGGCGGGGGCCCCCACGCGGGAGCTTGTCGCCATCCTCCAGGAGAATGGCCGGCAGCTGCGCGACCTGCGCTCGGCCATCCTGCGGCTGCGCATGGTGCGCGTGGGCGACGTGCTGGAGCGGCTGCCCCTGCTGGTGCGCGGCCTGCGCCGCACCACGGGCAAGGCGGTGCGCCTGGAGCTGGACGTGGGCGACGCGGAGCTGGACAAGGCCGTGGCGGACCGGCTCCTGCCCGCGCTGGTGCACCTGGTGCGCAACGCGGTGGACCACGCGCTGGAGCTGCCCGAGGAGCGTCAGGCCCTGGGCAAGCCGCCGGAGGGGCTGGTGCGCCTCACCAGCCACGCGCGCGCCGGGGGCCAGCTGGAGATCACCCTGCGCGACGACGGCCGGGGCGTGGACGCGAAGGCGGTGGCGAAGGCGGCGAACGCCCCCGTGCCGGAGTCGGTGGACGCGCTGCTGGACCTGCTGTGCCGGCCCGGCCTGTCCACGCGCCAGGAGGCCACGCGCACCAGCGGCCGGGGCATGGGCATGGACATCGTGCGGCGCATCGTCGTGGAGCAGCTGGGCGGCGAGCTGCGGATGGAGACGCGCAAGGGCGCGGGCACCACCTTCAGCCTGCGCGTCCCGCTCACGGTGACGCTGCTGGACGCCATCGTCTTCGAGTGCGCGGGCCTCAAGTACGCGGTCGCGGTGGGCACGGTGGAGGAGCTCATCGACGTGGGGAGCGTGGTGCGCCCCGCGGGCGTGGACGGCGTGGGGCTGGTGGAGCGGCGAGGCGCGGCGGTGCCGCTGGTGTCGCTGGCGCGGCTGCTGGACCCGGCGGCGCGGCGGGCGCCTTCGGAGGCGGACGCGGGCCCCACCCGGGAGTGCAAGGCGCTCATCGTGCGGCAGCGCGGGGAGCCGGTGGCCTTCGCGGTGGACCGGCTCCTGGGCCAGCAGGAGATCGTGCTGCGTCCGCTGGAGGATCCGCTGGTGCGCGTGCCGGGCGTGGCGGGCGCCACGGACCTGGGCGACGGCCGGCCCACGCTGGTGCTGGACCTGGGGGCGCTCGGCGCGGCGCACCTGGGCCGCCGCGGGCGCAAGCCCAGGGCAGGGGAGTGGGTGTCATGAGCGTGTTGCACGTGTTGTTCAAGGTGGACGGGACGGAATACGCGATGCCCGCGGCGGACGTGGTGCAGATGGAGTCCTTCACCGGCGCGACGCCGGTGCCAGGGGCGCCCGCGCACGTGGCGGGGCTGGTGCAGGTGCGCGGCCGGGTGGTGCCGGTGGTGGACGCGCGGGCCCGCTTCGGGCTGCCGGCCGGGACGCCGTCGCTGGACTGGCGGGTGGTGGTGGGCCAGCTGGGCGAGCGCACCGTGGGGTTGCTGGTGGACAGCGCCCGCGAGGTGCTGAAGCTGGACCCTCGCACCATCCAGCCGCCCCCGCCCATGGTGGTGGAGGGCGCGAAGGGGTTCGTGAAGGCCGTGGCGCAGGTGGGCCCGCGGCTGGTGATGCTCATCGATTTCCCCCGCGTGGTGGGGGAGGAGGCGGCGGATGTCGACGGACAAGGGTAGCAGCGGACTGCGCCTGGAAGACGCGCGCGCGCTGGCGGAGCGGGCCTCGCTCCAGGTGGAGGAGGGCGCGGGCCTGGTGAAGTCCACCGAGCAGCTGGCCACGCGGCTGGCCTCCGCGGGCAACGAGCAGGCGGCGGCGGGCGAGCAGGTGCGCATCGCCATCGAGTCCGTGGCCGCCCAGGTGGAGCAGACCAGCGCGGCGGTGCAGTCGCTGGTGAAGAGCCAGGGCGCGGTGGGCACGCTGGCGAAGGGCGTGCAGCAGGAGGTGGAGGCCACCGCGGGCACGATGCAGGAGATCACCGCGTCGGTGTCCGGCGTGCGCAAGGACGCGGGCGTGCTCGCCACGAGCGCGGACGCGACGGCCACCACCCTGGAGGAGGTGGCGCGCTCGGTGAAGGGCGTGAGCGCCAACGCGGAGGAGCTGGCCGCCTCCAGCGAGGAGCTGCTGGCGAGCATGCAGGAGATGACCGCCACCGTGGAGGACCTGGTGGTGCGCAACCAGACGAGCGCCGCCACCACGGAGCAGGTGGGCGCCACCGTGGAGGAGATGTCCAAGGGCATCACCCGGCTGTCGCAGGACGCGCAGGGCGTGGGCGAGCGCATGGGGCAGGTGTCCGGCGCCGTGGTGTCGCTGGGCAAGGCGCTCCAGGAGGTGGGGCGCGACGCGGCCACCATGGCCGCCAGCGTGGAGGACACGGCGGCCACCACCGAACAGGTGGCCCGCAGCGCGCGCGGCGTCGCGGACCACGCGCGCACCCTGGAGGCGAGCGCGGTCGCCACCGCGTCCACCGTGCAGGAGGTGGCCGCCAGCGTGGAGGAGGTGGCCGCCACCGCGGAGAAGAACGCGGCCGTGGTGGACGCCAACGCGGCCACCATCGAGCAGCTGTCGCGCTCCGCCCAGGCGGTGGCGCGCGCCGCGGAGAGCATCAACGGCCTGGCGTCCACCAGCGCCACCGCGTCCGCGCAGCTGGAGGCGTCCACGCGCCGCGCCGCGCAGATGACGGAGGAGGCGCGGCTGGCCGCCGAACGGGTGGGCACGAGCGCGCGCGAGGGCGGCGCCACGGTGGCGCGCTCCATCGCGGGCTTCGGCCGCATCCGCCAGTCCATCGTGGAGTCCTCCGGGGTGATGAAGGAGATGGGCCGGCGCGCGGAGGAGATCGGCGACATCGTGCAGGCCATCAACCTCATCGCGGACCGCACCAACCTCCTGTCGCTCAACGCCAGCATCGAGGCGGCGCGCGCCGGGGAGCACGGCCGCGGCTTCGCGGTGGTGGCGGAGGAGATCCGCGCCCTGGCGGACCGGGCGGCGGTGGCCAGCGCCGACGTGGCGAAGATCGTCCGGGGCCTCCAGACGACGGCGCGCGAGGCGGCCGTGGCCACCGGCGAGGGCGTGCGGGCGGCGGACGAGGGCGCGGCGCTGGCGGGGGACGCGGAGCGGGCGCTGGGCACCATCCTCAAGGGCGTGGATGACCTGGGCCAGAGCGTGCGCGAGGCGTCGCGCGCGTCGGCGGAGCAGGTGCAAGCCGTGCAGTCGCTGGTCCTGGCCACGGCGAAGGTGAGCGAACAGGGCCGGCTCATCGCCGCGTCCTCGGTGGAGCAGGCGCAGGCCGCGCAGGCCCTGGCCCAGGGCGGCACGGAGATGCGGCGCATGGCGCGGCAGACCACCCAGGCCACGCAGGACCAGGCCAAGGCGCTGCGCGACGCGGTGCGCTCCAACCACCAGCTGACGGAGGTGGCGGAGAAGGTGTCGCGCGCGATGCAGGAGCAGGCGCAGGCCGCCACGGACCTGGCCCGGGGCACGGTGCAGATGCGGCAGCTGGTGCAGGGCGTGAGCGGCGCCGTGACGGCGCAGGGGCAGCAGGTGGCCGTGATGGGGGCCACGGCGCAGGAGGTGGCGTCCTCCACGCAGCGCACGCTCACCGGCGTCGCGGAGCAGGCCAAGGCCGCGCAGGAGGTGGCGCGCGCCATGGAGGCCACGCGCAAGGAGGTGGCCCAGTCCACGCGCGCCATGGCGGAGCAGGCCCGCGCCCTCAAGCAGGGCGAGGTGGCCAGCCGCCAGGTGGCGAACCTGGCCAAGGAGGTGACGCGCGCCACGGGGGAGCAGGCCCAGGCGCTGACGTCGCTGGTGCGCGGCGCGGAGGACGTGCGCCGGGTGGCGAAGATGACCGCGCGCGCGCTGGATGAACAGACGGAGGCCCTGAGCCTGCTGTCCACGTCGGCCGCGAAGCAGGCCTCGGGCGCGGCGGCGGTGGCGAAGGCCGCGCAGGAGCAGGCGTCGGTGACGGAGCAGCTGGGGCGGTCCGTGGAGGAGATGCGCACGCGAGCGCGGGAGATCGCCGTCACCACCGCCGAACAGGCGCGCTCCACGGCCGTCAGCGCCCGGGAGGTGCGCGAGGTGGCGGGCCGGCTGGGCCAGCTCACGCGGCTGCAAGGCGAGCAGGTGGAGGGGCTCTCTCACTTGAGCGGGCTGTTGGGCGCGGCGGAGCCGGCCGCCGCCCGGAACCCCCGGGAGCAGCCCACGTGACGGGCCCGAGCACGCGGCACCACCCGCTGTCGCTGTCCGCGGAGGACCGCGCCCGGGTGGAGGAGGTGGAGCAGCTGGCGCGCCGGGGCCCGGCGAGCCTGCCGGTGCTGGTGGCCGGGCTGGACGCGCCGTCGTGGGCGGTGCGCCGCGCCGTGGTGTCCGCGCTGGCGCGGCTGGGCACCCCCGCGGTGGAGCCCCTGTGCGACGTGCTCCGCCACTCGCGGGACAACGAGGCGCGCCTCGCCGCGGCGGTGGACGCGCTGGTGGCCGCCACCGGCGACGTGGAGCGCCCGGTGGAGGCCCTGGGGGAGAACGCCAACCCCGCCATCGTCTGCGACGCCGCCCAGGTGCTGGGGCGCCGCCGCAGCCGCCAGTCCGTGCCGCTGCTGTCGCGGCTCATCGTGCACCCGGACGACAACGTGGCGGTGGCCGCCATCGAGGCGCTGGGGCGCGTGGGCGGCGGCGCCGCGGTGGACGCGCTGCTGGAGTCGCTGGGCAGCGGCAACTTCTTCCGCATCTTCCCCGCCATCGACGTGCTGGGCCGCTCGGGCGACCCCACCGTCGTGCCGGCGCTGATGGCGCTCCTGTCGGACCCCTTCTACGTGCTGGAGGCGGCGCGCGCGCTGGGCCGCACCGGCCAGGAGGCCGCGGTGCCCGCGCTCGTGGGCCTGCTCCAGCGCGGCAACGACGCGGTGGTGCGCGTGGCGGCGGTGGCGCTGGTGGAGATCCACGACGCGCAGGTGCAGCGCTTCGGCGGCGCGCGCACGGTGCCGTCGGTGCTGCGCTCCGCCTCGGCGGAGCCTCACCCCACCGGCCGCCGGCTGGCCCAGGTCATCGCGGGCGCGGACGCGGGGGAGAAGACCTCGGTGGCGCGGCTGCTGGGCTGGGTGGGCGGCGCGGACGCGGCGACCGGGCTCCTGAAGCTGCTGGACTCACAGGACCTGGGCGTGTCGCGCGCGGCGGCGGCGGCGCTGGGAGAGCTGGGCGCGGACGCGGACGCGCAGATATTGCAGGCGCTGCGCGACGGCGACAGCTCCCGGCGCCGGGTGCTCCTGCCATTGGTGGGCAAGCGCTCCGCCGCGGTGCCGGACGTGCTCCTGTGCCTGGAGGACCGGGACGCGACGGTGCGCGCGCTGTCGGCGGAGACGCTGTCGCGCATCGGGGACACGTCCGCGGTGCCCGCCCTCTTCGCGCGGCTGTCGGACGAGGACCCCCGCGTGTCGCAGGCGGTGGTGGGCGCCATCCAGTCGCTGGGCAGCGACACGACGGAGGCCCTGGCGCTGGAGGCGGCGCGCTCACCGGACACGCGCCAGCGGCGTGCGGCGCTGCGCATCGTGGCGTACTTCGGCTACCCGCGCGGCCTGGACGCGCTGCTGCTGGCCATGCGGGACCCGGACGAG
This window harbors:
- a CDS encoding methyl-accepting chemotaxis protein — its product is MSTDKGSSGLRLEDARALAERASLQVEEGAGLVKSTEQLATRLASAGNEQAAAGEQVRIAIESVAAQVEQTSAAVQSLVKSQGAVGTLAKGVQQEVEATAGTMQEITASVSGVRKDAGVLATSADATATTLEEVARSVKGVSANAEELAASSEELLASMQEMTATVEDLVVRNQTSAATTEQVGATVEEMSKGITRLSQDAQGVGERMGQVSGAVVSLGKALQEVGRDAATMAASVEDTAATTEQVARSARGVADHARTLEASAVATASTVQEVAASVEEVAATAEKNAAVVDANAATIEQLSRSAQAVARAAESINGLASTSATASAQLEASTRRAAQMTEEARLAAERVGTSAREGGATVARSIAGFGRIRQSIVESSGVMKEMGRRAEEIGDIVQAINLIADRTNLLSLNASIEAARAGEHGRGFAVVAEEIRALADRAAVASADVAKIVRGLQTTAREAAVATGEGVRAADEGAALAGDAERALGTILKGVDDLGQSVREASRASAEQVQAVQSLVLATAKVSEQGRLIAASSVEQAQAAQALAQGGTEMRRMARQTTQATQDQAKALRDAVRSNHQLTEVAEKVSRAMQEQAQAATDLARGTVQMRQLVQGVSGAVTAQGQQVAVMGATAQEVASSTQRTLTGVAEQAKAAQEVARAMEATRKEVAQSTRAMAEQARALKQGEVASRQVANLAKEVTRATGEQAQALTSLVRGAEDVRRVAKMTARALDEQTEALSLLSTSAAKQASGAAAVAKAAQEQASVTEQLGRSVEEMRTRAREIAVTTAEQARSTAVSAREVREVAGRLGQLTRLQGEQVEGLSHLSGLLGAAEPAAARNPREQPT
- a CDS encoding chemotaxis protein CheA, coding for MTASGEFAEFLPAYLAEVDELLASAQKDLLAVEEAVRRGAAQPRAVRELFRAVHTLKGLSAMVDVEPIVALAHWMEASLRLADQAGGRLPEASVEPLVEGLRAIEQRVRQLGAGKPASPAPVGLLERLEALGPQVLESAPRRTRAVALDVEAAFASRLTPSEREQLEGGLSGDQRAVRLDFVPSAERAAKGLTINTVRERVAKLSDIVKVLPLSGAAAAGASLAFALLLVTRAEDAALLEAVGGPPATVRSLAAAALEEAEPVASVAALASGGVDTPAPPLALDDALNDEPEARRGGGLLRVEVSRLDEAMEWLAALVVNRSRLTRAVAALTQAGAPTRELVAILQENGRQLRDLRSAILRLRMVRVGDVLERLPLLVRGLRRTTGKAVRLELDVGDAELDKAVADRLLPALVHLVRNAVDHALELPEERQALGKPPEGLVRLTSHARAGGQLEITLRDDGRGVDAKAVAKAANAPVPESVDALLDLLCRPGLSTRQEATRTSGRGMGMDIVRRIVVEQLGGELRMETRKGAGTTFSLRVPLTVTLLDAIVFECAGLKYAVAVGTVEELIDVGSVVRPAGVDGVGLVERRGAAVPLVSLARLLDPAARRAPSEADAGPTRECKALIVRQRGEPVAFAVDRLLGQQEIVLRPLEDPLVRVPGVAGATDLGDGRPTLVLDLGALGAAHLGRRGRKPRAGEWVS
- a CDS encoding HEAT repeat domain-containing protein; its protein translation is MTGPSTRHHPLSLSAEDRARVEEVEQLARRGPASLPVLVAGLDAPSWAVRRAVVSALARLGTPAVEPLCDVLRHSRDNEARLAAAVDALVAATGDVERPVEALGENANPAIVCDAAQVLGRRRSRQSVPLLSRLIVHPDDNVAVAAIEALGRVGGGAAVDALLESLGSGNFFRIFPAIDVLGRSGDPTVVPALMALLSDPFYVLEAARALGRTGQEAAVPALVGLLQRGNDAVVRVAAVALVEIHDAQVQRFGGARTVPSVLRSASAEPHPTGRRLAQVIAGADAGEKTSVARLLGWVGGADAATGLLKLLDSQDLGVSRAAAAALGELGADADAQILQALRDGDSSRRRVLLPLVGKRSAAVPDVLLCLEDRDATVRALSAETLSRIGDTSAVPALFARLSDEDPRVSQAVVGAIQSLGSDTTEALALEAARSPDTRQRRAALRIVAYFGYPRGLDALLLAMRDPDERLRDAAIYGLPFIDDPRAVDALLSAASHESERTRATAMRALGQTDKQARITSTLLGGLNDRDPWVRYYACQSLGKLNEEAAADAIVALANDDAGQVRVAVVDALAHLHTESAMAALRRAAASADADVRRAALLGLGVARRPDALPVLLEAVHSEDPATRLVALSAVAEYDAPETLPALLRAAGDRDDSVRSAAVGFLATRTGTHATQSLVSLLGDVMLREQVVGALALPVDGRLPGLLSALEVADDATAPLLVAALARMRRADARAALMQALASASSSGRRAAAPAVAALGTVEAREALDRAAHRDEDADVRRACLLALGR
- a CDS encoding chemotaxis protein CheW — protein: MSVLHVLFKVDGTEYAMPAADVVQMESFTGATPVPGAPAHVAGLVQVRGRVVPVVDARARFGLPAGTPSLDWRVVVGQLGERTVGLLVDSAREVLKLDPRTIQPPPPMVVEGAKGFVKAVAQVGPRLVMLIDFPRVVGEEAADVDGQG